From the Bacillota bacterium genome, one window contains:
- a CDS encoding nucleotidyl transferase AbiEii/AbiGii toxin family protein: MEGEGAERAHLAALLEEGEPADWRALDLDRLCEAVSSLPLSPATAALWQGYCRERAAVAAARRRVLAPAARALLRLAARHLAPRGFELAGGAALAAVHLGHRRAVDLDFFAPGGAAGDRFHRAVEAFAAALEAAGLGPVVEAQGPAFARLRAGRPPLAMELATHEPFRLEPPDARLEGMPVHSLPDLAADKVLALFGRAAERDYVDLYFLLERRYELEELMALALRKDARFRPGLFARMLARAAELPLRPEGLLLPAEPERVRATLVAAAHRLLRRRLGER; the protein is encoded by the coding sequence ATGGAGGGGGAGGGGGCCGAGCGGGCGCACCTGGCGGCGCTGCTGGAGGAAGGGGAGCCGGCCGACTGGCGCGCGCTCGACCTGGACCGCCTCTGCGAAGCGGTCTCCTCCCTCCCCCTCTCCCCGGCCACCGCCGCCCTCTGGCAGGGCTACTGCCGGGAGCGGGCGGCCGTGGCGGCGGCGCGGCGCCGCGTCCTCGCCCCGGCGGCGCGCGCGCTTCTCCGCCTCGCTGCCCGCCACCTGGCCCCCCGGGGCTTCGAGCTGGCCGGCGGCGCCGCCCTGGCCGCCGTCCACCTGGGCCACCGGCGGGCGGTCGACCTGGACTTCTTCGCCCCCGGCGGCGCGGCCGGCGACCGCTTCCACCGGGCGGTGGAGGCCTTCGCCGCCGCCCTGGAGGCGGCCGGGCTCGGGCCGGTCGTCGAGGCGCAGGGCCCGGCCTTCGCCCGCCTGCGCGCGGGGCGGCCGCCGCTGGCGATGGAGCTGGCGACGCACGAGCCCTTCCGCCTCGAGCCGCCCGACGCCCGCCTGGAGGGGATGCCGGTCCACTCGCTGCCCGACCTGGCCGCCGACAAGGTGCTGGCCCTCTTCGGTCGGGCGGCCGAGCGCGACTACGTCGACCTCTACTTCCTGCTGGAGCGGCGCTACGAGCTGGAGGAGCTGATGGCGCTGGCTTTGCGGAAGGACGCGCGCTTCCGCCCCGGCCTCTTCGCCAGGATGCTGGCCCGGGCGGCGGAGCTCCCCCTGCGGCCGGAGGGCCTCCTCCTGCCCGCGGAGCCGGAGCGGGTGCGGGCGACGCTGGTGGCGGCCGCGCACCGGCTGCTCCGGCGGCGGCTGGGCGAGCGGTGA
- a CDS encoding cob(I)yrinic acid a,c-diamide adenosyltransferase: MAKIYTRTGDAGTTSVGFGERVPKDDPRVEAYGTLDEANALLGLLRARLQAEAAARGGAAAGGFLAEAARALETIQNDLFNVGFDWAWNRGEPAIRDEHVERLEGWIDAWDPSPLREFVLPGGSEPAAWAHLARTLVRRAERRAVGLQRSTPLNPASLRYVNRLSDLLFVLARRLNAELGVAETEIRRYVPRGRRPSARRGGSAGLPGGGRE, translated from the coding sequence ATGGCGAAGATCTACACGCGCACCGGCGACGCCGGCACCACCTCCGTCGGCTTCGGCGAGCGGGTGCCCAAGGACGACCCACGCGTCGAGGCCTACGGCACCCTGGACGAAGCCAACGCCCTCCTCGGCCTCCTCCGCGCCCGCCTCCAGGCCGAGGCCGCCGCCCGCGGCGGCGCGGCCGCCGGCGGCTTCCTCGCCGAGGCCGCCCGGGCGCTGGAGACGATCCAGAACGACCTCTTCAACGTCGGCTTCGACTGGGCGTGGAACCGCGGCGAGCCGGCCATCCGCGACGAGCACGTAGAGCGTCTGGAGGGCTGGATCGACGCCTGGGACCCCTCCCCCCTCCGGGAGTTCGTCCTTCCGGGAGGAAGCGAACCCGCCGCCTGGGCGCACCTGGCGCGCACGCTGGTCCGCCGCGCCGAGCGCCGCGCCGTCGGGCTCCAGCGGAGCACGCCGCTCAACCCGGCCTCGCTCCGCTACGTCAACCGGCTCTCGGACCTGCTCTTCGTCCTGGCGCGGCGGCTGAACGCCGAACTGGGCGTGGCGGAGACGGAGATCCGGCGCTACGTCCCGCGGGGGCGGCGCCCGTCCGCGAGGAGGGGAGGGTCGGCCGGCCTCCCGGGAGGCGGGCGGGAGTAG
- a CDS encoding helical backbone metal receptor, producing the protein MYRAYKRIAHLVVAVLLLFSAPLGLAACGGSPSKPDASAARPAASALAGKPASPVTRYPLQVVDDLGRSVRIERAPRRVVSLGPSNTQILFAVGAGSRVVGVDQFSTEPAAARKLPKVGGLTDPDFEAIVARQPDLVLTTDINAQPVVQRLESLHVPVLVLNPKTLSGVHHDIELVGRVLDLQAQAAAVVRAMTAREERVESRVADIPASRRVKVYYEVWENPEMTAGPGSFIDDLIRRAGGVNIADDAQSPWPEYSVERIVAHDPDVILTPFAAGYQQLLHGQRPAWSSIRAVRQHRVHLVPQNLVSQPGPDLVQALELIARDLYPDRFAAGW; encoded by the coding sequence ATGTACCGCGCGTACAAGCGGATCGCCCACCTCGTCGTCGCCGTCCTTCTTCTGTTCTCCGCCCCCCTCGGCCTCGCCGCCTGCGGCGGCAGCCCCTCGAAGCCGGACGCCTCCGCCGCCCGGCCGGCCGCCTCCGCTCTCGCCGGGAAGCCCGCCTCACCGGTCACGCGCTACCCGCTCCAGGTGGTGGACGACCTCGGCCGGAGCGTGCGGATCGAGCGCGCGCCGCGGCGCGTGGTCAGCCTCGGCCCGAGCAACACCCAGATCCTCTTCGCCGTCGGAGCGGGCTCCCGGGTGGTCGGGGTCGACCAGTTCAGCACCGAGCCGGCGGCGGCCCGGAAGCTCCCGAAGGTGGGCGGCCTCACCGACCCCGACTTCGAGGCGATCGTGGCCCGGCAGCCCGACCTGGTCCTGACCACCGACATCAACGCCCAGCCGGTGGTCCAGCGCCTGGAGTCGCTCCACGTCCCGGTGCTGGTCCTCAACCCCAAGACGCTCTCCGGCGTCCACCACGACATCGAGCTGGTGGGCCGCGTGCTCGACCTCCAGGCGCAGGCGGCGGCGGTGGTCCGCGCCATGACCGCCCGGGAAGAGCGGGTGGAGAGCCGGGTGGCGGACATCCCCGCCAGCCGGCGCGTCAAGGTCTACTACGAGGTCTGGGAGAACCCGGAGATGACGGCGGGCCCCGGCAGCTTCATCGACGACTTGATCCGGCGCGCCGGCGGCGTCAACATCGCCGACGACGCCCAGAGCCCCTGGCCCGAGTACAGCGTGGAGCGGATCGTGGCCCACGACCCGGACGTGATCCTCACGCCCTTCGCCGCCGGCTACCAGCAGCTCCTCCACGGCCAGCGGCCGGCCTGGAGCTCCATCCGCGCCGTCCGCCAGCACCGCGTCCACCTGGTGCCGCAGAACCTGGTCTCCCAGCCCGGCCCCGACCTGGTGCAGGCGCTGGAGCTGATCGCCCGGGACCTCTATCCGGACCGCTTCGCGGCCGGGTGGTGA